The following are from one region of the Polaribacter marinaquae genome:
- a CDS encoding GNAT family N-acetyltransferase has translation MNIKVKSFNKLTVNELYAILQLRSEVFVVEQNCVYQDIDFKDQKSLHVIGFKDDKIIAYTRIFKPGDYFKNASIGRVVVAALERKHSYGHNLMKASINAIKENFKSDTITISAQKYLQKFYESHNFTKVGEEYLEDGIPHIRMDRI, from the coding sequence ATGAATATCAAAGTAAAATCTTTTAACAAATTGACAGTAAACGAATTGTATGCAATTTTACAATTACGATCGGAAGTTTTTGTGGTAGAACAAAATTGTGTGTATCAAGATATAGATTTTAAAGATCAAAAATCTTTACATGTAATTGGTTTTAAAGATGATAAAATTATTGCTTACACGCGTATTTTTAAACCTGGTGATTATTTTAAAAATGCTAGCATTGGTAGAGTAGTAGTAGCAGCTTTAGAAAGAAAACATAGTTACGGGCACAATTTAATGAAAGCTTCTATAAACGCAATTAAAGAAAATTTTAAAAGCGATACAATTACCATTTCTGCTCAAAAATATTTACAAAAATTTTATGAATCTCATAATTTTACAAAAGTAGGAGAGGAGTACTTAGAAGATGGTATTCCGCATATAAGAATGGATAGAATTTAG
- the rpiB gene encoding ribose 5-phosphate isomerase B — protein sequence MTIAIGNDHAGTEYKFEIIKHLEEKGYNVINFGTDSNASMDYPDAIHPTAEAVETGKATLGVILCGSGNGAQMTANKHQGIRAALCWNNELVALTRQHNDANILTIPARFVSLQQAIGFVDIFLSTEFEGGRHANRVSKISCAG from the coding sequence ATGACAATTGCAATTGGTAACGATCACGCTGGTACAGAATACAAGTTCGAAATTATAAAACATTTAGAAGAGAAAGGATATAATGTTATTAATTTTGGTACAGATTCTAATGCGTCTATGGATTATCCAGATGCTATTCATCCAACGGCAGAAGCAGTAGAAACTGGTAAAGCTACGTTAGGAGTTATTTTATGCGGTTCTGGTAACGGCGCACAAATGACAGCAAATAAACACCAAGGTATAAGAGCTGCTTTGTGTTGGAACAATGAGTTAGTTGCATTAACAAGACAACATAACGATGCAAATATTCTTACAATTCCGGCACGTTTTGTTTCTTTACAACAAGCTATAGGTTTTGTAGATATTTTTCTTTCTACAGAATTTGAAGGTGGTAGACATGCTAATAGAGTAAGTAAAATTTCTTGCGCAGGATAA
- a CDS encoding diacylglycerol kinase family protein: MSTIDKINTNSWFIIANPASGNKNFSKIWKKIEQLLKNKNLDYSFAFTQFSKHEIDLVQNAIKKGYRNIISVGGDGTLNNVVNGVMLQRYVKTSNITIGVLPLGTGNDWIKTYKQTNSIEKALEIISKKTTILQDIGVITTDKNTIYYNNVAGIGYDGYIVNKLKYLKKFGALSYLLAGIYGLIFYKKSAYKILINNKELKEKCLMVVCGICKYSGGGMQFTKDVNTTDGLLDITIAKNLNFLDLIINLPKLYSGAIVNHKKVNTYKTLKITVTPINAKPFIQADGELITSGKLQISIIPKAINFVIN, encoded by the coding sequence GGAAAAAAATTGAGCAATTACTTAAAAACAAGAATTTAGACTATTCTTTTGCTTTTACTCAGTTTTCTAAACACGAAATAGATTTGGTACAAAACGCTATTAAAAAGGGTTATAGAAACATTATATCTGTGGGCGGAGACGGAACATTAAATAATGTTGTAAACGGAGTAATGCTGCAAAGGTATGTAAAAACTTCTAATATAACTATTGGCGTATTACCTTTAGGAACTGGCAACGATTGGATTAAAACCTACAAACAAACTAATTCTATAGAAAAAGCTTTAGAAATTATATCAAAAAAAACTACAATTTTACAAGATATTGGTGTTATTACTACTGATAAAAATACTATTTATTATAATAATGTAGCCGGTATTGGTTATGACGGATATATTGTTAATAAACTAAAATATCTTAAAAAATTTGGTGCTTTATCTTATTTATTAGCAGGTATTTATGGTTTAATTTTTTATAAAAAAAGTGCATATAAGATACTTATAAACAATAAAGAATTAAAAGAAAAATGTTTAATGGTTGTATGCGGAATTTGTAAATACTCTGGTGGCGGAATGCAGTTTACAAAAGATGTTAATACTACAGATGGCTTATTAGACATAACAATTGCTAAAAACTTAAATTTTTTAGATTTAATAATTAATCTACCTAAACTTTACTCTGGTGCAATTGTAAATCATAAAAAAGTAAATACTTACAAAACATTAAAAATTACGGTAACGCCTATAAATGCTAAACCTTTTATACAAGCAGATGGCGAGTTGATAACTTCTGGTAAACTTCAAATTAGCATTATACCTAAAGCAATTAATTTTGTAATTAATTAG